CACAAGATACAAGGTAATCAATGTgagagatttatcagatttccACTTCCTATCCAAATAAGAACCcctcagccaaaaaaaaaaaccaaatggaatccatgggaatccatgtctcatggaaatcatcattggGTAATCATTACAGttctgatttcttttattttcttttcttttcccataaTCCATTAATGCCGTCGACTTTCATATTCTACATTCTCTTTTTGAGCATTAATAAAAGAACAATTAACTACAAGTCTAAAATGCTATGTTATATTTATGTGTCCATTTCTTTCAGGTGTGGCAAGAGTTCTGGATAACAGGAGATTGTGATGGACGAGGTAAACCGGTATCAAATCCAAATGGACCTTTGGATCATGACCTTTTCCTGCTGTGTGCCAGGGACACAGTCAAGCTCCTAAGAAATCATCCCAGTCTTGCTCTTTGGGTGGGAGGGAATGAACAAACtcctccagatgacattaacaaAGCTCTGAAAAATGACCTGAAGCTCCATCCGTCTTTCGAATCCCATGTTGGGAAGCCCAATTCCACAGATGATTTACACGAGGGGTCAGTGGATCCTAGCACATATCTTGACGGGACTCGTGTTTACATCCAAGGATCCATGTGGGATGGTTTTGCAAATGGGAAGGGAGACTTCACAGATGGCCCATATGAAATCCAGAATCCTGAAGACTTCTTCAAGGATGATTTCTACCAATATGGATTCAACCCAGAAGTTGGCTCCGTGGGAATGCCTGTTGCAGCTACCATCAGAGCGACAATGCCTCCAGAAGGATGGCAGTTGCCGGTGTTTAAGAAATTATCAAATGGGTACATAGAAGAGGCCCCAAACCCCATATGGGAGTACCACAAATACATTCCGTATTCAAAGCCAGGAAAGGTTCATGATCAGATTGAACTCTATGGATCCGCAAAGGACCTCGATGACTTCTGTGAGAAGGTGAATCGGAAACTGCACCTCTTTAATCTTGTTTACTGTTGTTTTGATGCCTTCTTGTAGTTCTTGGTTTGACTTGCATGTGATTATTATTCAGGCACAGCTTGTTAACTACGTCCAGTATAGAGCTCTTCTAGAGGGGTGGACTTCTCGCATGTGGACCAAATACACAGGTGTTCTGATTTGGAAGACTCAGAACCCTTGGACAGGTCTTCGGGGTCAGTTCTATGATCATCTCCATGATCAGACTGCAGGTTTTTATGGCTGCCGCTGTGCTGCAGAACCAATTCATGTTCAGCTTAATCTATCAACATATTTTATAGAGGTAAATCTGAGTGTTTATTTTCAGATCATACAAATTCTGCTAAGCCCACACACCTCTCCATGTCACCTGCATAGTTAGCAGTGTGTGAACTGGGACACACATGGGACATCTGGGCTGTGCATGACATGATTTTAGCACAGATGAGTCTGATTGACTAATCTGAGTCAGCTCAGACTAGGTAGTACATGATCCAGTTTGATACCATGATTTACCCCCTGAGTCACCCCTGACTCGGGCGAGTCGGGCCAATTCAGCCCCGACTCAGGCAAGTCCCAGCTCAACTCAGGACTGAATGAGTTGCTGGGCCTTTTAACCATCATGGACCCACCATGTAGTTGATCTGGCCCACAAAAATTGGCTGGTTCACATGTCAGGTGGGTCAAGCTTGTAAATTGAATCTGGAAAGCTGTCAATTCCTTTTAAACTCCACTGTTTCTCTACATGTTGGTAGATtggccttatttttttttttttagggtagGCCATCtacctggtgggacccatctgctgtGTGGCTTGGATATGCCTCTCATGCTAGCTCGGTGCTTGTGACCATGTGGGTCTGTGCGTGGGCATTGCAATGCTCCATTTCATGCTAACTTGCGTCAAGGGCTTCAAAACCCACTAATGGACTTCATTGCCTCATTAGGTAGTAAATACCACTTCAAATCCACTGTCTGATGTTGCAGTAGAAGCTTCAGTTTGGGATCTAGATGGAACTTGTCCATACTATAAGGTAACGGATAAGCTCACAATACCAGCCAAGAAAGTCCTATCGACTATCGAAATGAAATATCCGAAGTCTAAGACTGCTAAGCCAGTATATTTCCTTCTCCTCAAACTCTTTAACGTGTCGGACAATGGCATTTTATCGAGAAACTTTTATTGGTTGCATCTGAGTGGCGGTGATTACAAGCTATTGGAGTCGTATCGGACGAAGAAAGTACCACTCAAGATACACTCTCAAATTTTCATTATGGGGTCCACCTACCAAATGCAAATGCAGGTGCACAACACATCCAAGAACATGACATCAAAGAATCTGATCTACCAGAATCAGACTGTCAATACACAGGACGGCAATGATTATGATAGTAATTCAATGCATTTGCCTGAAGAGGTGGTTGCAGAAAAACAGGACATTGGTTTGTTGAGGAGAATTTTTAGAGGTTTCTCAAGGAAAGGTGATGGTTTGAGGGTGGTTGAAACAGAGGGGTTGGACGAAGGAGttgcatttttccttcatttctctGTCCATGCAGTAAAGAAAGACGTTAAAAAGGGGGAAGACACTCGAATTCTCCCGGTCCATTATTCCGATAACTATTTCTCATTGGTGCCAGGTGAGAAAATGCCAATCACTATTTCTTTTGAGGTACCTCCTGGGGTCACACCGCGGGTCACGCTTCGTGGTTGGAATTACCATCATGGCCATTCTGTCTATTGATGGAGCTCTGATGGCTGGCTGCAGCGAGGGGTGAGCATCTTGTTTCCTATGTCATTGTTACACATTTACGTTCCCTGACTGCATTATTTTTACTCGAGGTAGATTGGTTTCTTCATGAACTTTCACAAGTGGGTCATTCCTGAATGTTGAGAAATCTGATTTAGTTTGCGTATCGAAAGCCGTCTTCATAGCACGTTTGGGTGCTGCTTAAAAATCAGTTGATATCGTTTAGTCAAGAGGCTGACTTCTCCTTCCATTTCAAACAGGGAACTTCCTTGTTTAGAACTTAGTTTCTAGATGTGGTGCCCGTGGTTGGTCTATCCAATTCCAAGCTGTTGATCTAATGGCCCCCATCATGCATGGATCTTCCCATTGTTTGTATGCAAATACTTGGTTAAAAAATGCACAAATAAATAATATTTAATGGAGACATCAGAagacctactcgggtgtaccagagacAGAGGCAACCACTCACATCATCACAACTCTTTTTATGGATGGGAGATGAGTTCCAGATAGTGCCCGCCGGGCCACTTTGAAAACCCCACATGATTGGacatgcatcaggaagaccccacttaggtatgatgcatgtgggctacttaggAGAAAATTTTAttcataggatttttttttttttgttcatattGATCCGACTATTGGATTTTGTCGATCAAGCCGTTGGGCCACTGGATCTGGGCCCTTTGGATCctgatgttttttatttttatttttttttgttatatttaggatttatttgacaGTTAAGATTGATGGTAAGTATTTTAGTtgacttattttggatgatgggccatgtCACCTAAGTGAGTGGCATATtactaagtaaaaaaaaaaaaaaaaaaaaaaccataagggAAACATCCAACCCTATTGGAGCttgagaaaaaagaaacaaaaaaagtcTTTCTTGTGTTGAAAGGGTGTTTTTCCTCTttgtttttagggtttgtgagaaactcTCCTTTCCAATCAAATTGTGGAAAGGTAGAAGTTTGCTTGGTGATAGATTCTTCCaagatgttttctttttctttctcttctccaacaagGTACAAATTTCttcacttttcttcttctctttcctttacaactcttctaaacccatcaaaacccaacTCAATccatcttctttctctttttccctaCCCATCCACATGTGAATGCAcacgcatgcatgcatgtgtgtccATACGGGTTGCCACGTGTGGGTCCCCTTTTGGTACTTTTACTTTCGTGATTCCCATCTAAACCCGACCTAAAACCTAGATCCCTTAATTCCTAAATGCATAATTCCAAAGTCCCCAAATCTCAATCCTTAAAACcccaaaaccctaatgaaaatctgATTTGTTTTATATAAAAAAACCCATTCCCCAAACCTAATTTTATTGGTGTGATTGTTTTCTcacgtggttgttgcactacccatgCTAATTAGAAGTCTTTAATTCGAAGTGCGTCActcttttaatattttatattttcgtgcactGCGTATGTGATAGCCTAGGTCCTTTGCGTTGCAAATCAGAATTTCTGAATTTATTGTGTGGATGTGTTTGATTTTACATATtgaatgttgaaattaatgcGTAGTTGATCTCACATCTTGCATTCTAAGTTAGTTTCATTCATCCTACTCCAAATTTGGTATCAGGGCCCAGGTCTAGCATAGGGTATGTGTTCGACGAAATTCCTAAACCAATAGTAGAGCATATAGATCGCATAtaacttgctgaattttctgatttgccttgctgaattttctgcttgGGTATTTTAATTGGAATTTTTAGACTTAGTGACTTTAAGACACTTAGTTGCTAAAAATTTTAGTTTTGACCTTATTGGAATCATTTTAGGACTGTTCATAGGGTTTAAGGTACTTAAAGTCATCATACATAAAGTACATGTGCATTATATAGTATCACATTGAGCATCATTAAATCTGAATTTGGAATCACATTCATCATATAGTACACATACATCTAGGTTGCCTTTCATTAGGATCATTTAGTGTATGCAAACGCAAACAGGTTGTGATTTTGATCTATTCCTCACCATGAACTCAGATCGGATTGCTGAGGTTCTCGAAAAGATTAACTGTTGTCTGACGGCCATTGAGACGCACAATAGGACCATTGTCACACAATTAACTGCTAGCAACTAGCGTATCATGCGGTTAGAGGCTACTTCTCATGGTAACCTCGTCACCGGGGAAGACCACAGTCTCAGGCAGGAGAGCCAATGGATGAGGACCTGGTTGAACAGGGTCCAGTCCCAGTAAAACCCACTAGGGGTCGTAATAGGAACTTTGGCCAGAGAGTAGGTCATGAGGACCGCACACCCATGTGCTCTGTAAAGAGTCGTGGGATCGCTGCAAACTTGATGAATGGGTTATGAAGAGCGTCAAAGTCGATGCTTCTAATTTTGATAGTCGCTTGAACCCAAAGCATTTCCTTGACTGGctagctgacatggaccacttcttTGAGTGTCATGACATGTTAGATCGCCGTCGAGCGAGGTTCGCTAAGATGAAGTTGACGGGCCAAGCTAAGTTATTTTGGACCAATATAGAGCAAAAGGCAGAGCGACATGGAGATGAACCCATTACATCTTGGGTTGAGATGAAGGTACttcttaaagaaaaatgtcccTCTCTCCTACCGTGATCACCTTTTGGATCAGTGGTAGTCCTTGAGGCAAGGGTCAATGCATGTATTGGATTACATCGAGAAATTCAAGGAGTACATAATGCAATGTGATATCGACTAGTCCCCTGTTGTGACCTTGTCTCGTTTTAGGATGGGCGTGCCCCCTGAGATTAAGCGTGAGCTCATCCCTCATGATGTTGGTACACTAGAGGAGGCCGACCTTAGGGTAGACGAGCTTAAATGATACCTAGTGCAATCGACCATGAAGCGGTTTGGGTCTTGTGATTCTAGTGTCAGGGTTGCTCCTCACGGAGCCAAACCTAATCCTGGGAGCCAGACTAAAGCCCCAATTGGTGCTCCCACCTATAACGAAGATGTTACAGGTAAGCGTCTAGTCAGCACTAGTTCGAAGGGAAGTGAGCACATATAGTGTTTCCGTTGCAATGGTTATGGTTACCTTGCAAAGGAATGCCTAAACAAAGAAAATGGTAAAGCTCTTATGATATGTGAGGCAGATGAGGATGCCGAGGGCAATTGCGATGTAGAGGAACATGAGCCTGATATTGGTACTAGTGATGAGGAATTTGATGAGTAGGATACCCACACTCTCGTAGTAAGATGCTCCTTtgcccaagttaaagaaaatgatgatttgtGTATGAACATGATCTTTTACACTTATACCAACTATGGAGAAAAGAATTGTAAAGTGATTGTGTACAGTGTCAGCTGTGCCAACATGGTCTCTACTAGCACTGTGAGTCTACCGGGCTTAAAAGTCGAGTCTCACCCTCAGCCTTACAgagtaggggtgcacacaggtcggtttggtccggttgtggggtgaaaccggaaccaaaccgttcctaacggttctaggataatcggaaccggaactggaccgttggcaccctagaaccgaactggaaccggaccgttaaaacCGATTCAGTTCCAAatcggttccatggttctgggctttttataatccaacccaattgcatgtgtttatttatttatttataatctagcccatttccatttgtgttgtgatccatttgatgaatggtttagatattgtataaggtgtgcaaaaatacattcatggaaacaatcaaagggtgcattgtaaaccataaattatgagtcaaatagacaactaaaatatattgtaaactcataaGATAGCTTTACGACAAGTCTAATTTCGCATGATAATATACCTCATAGCAAAGTAGCAAACTAGCAGTATATTGCAAAATGTAAACTCGATATGAAAGCTCGATATGAAAGTCCTCAAATAGAAGTTAGGgctgtaaaaatataataatttattaaaatcaaGAAGAACACAATAACTAAaagtaaattatatgaaaaaaatcaaattgatcaaatGAATATTTACCTGATTCAAGAGCTTCAATTTCAGCAATATTTTCTTCAACTTCAATCGGAAGAGGTGAAGCACGTAACCAATCTTATGCACAAATTAAGCATTCCACAAGCTTAGGGGTAAGAGAACTACGGAATTGATCTAGAACACGACCTCCAGTACTAAAAGCGGATTCAGAAGCAACGGTAGATACATGAATGACTAAAATATCCCCTGTAACTTGAGAAAGAACTCTATACTTTAAACTATTCACCTTCCACcaactcaaaatttcaaagtTTGGATTATTATTTTCACAAAATTCCTCCAAATATTTGTCCACTTTTAACTTGCCTCAattactctcttcttcttccaaatgTTTTTGAAACTTCGATTTGAGATAAATTAATTGCTCACTTGTACGAATACTTGATTGGTCAACATCCATGTCATTAACGGTTTGACTTGAAGAAGAATCAACTGACTGAAGCTTTTGATACTCATCATAAATACGATTGAATGCCTCTTTTATCTTCTTAGTGAACTCAATTACCATGGCAGATTCATAAACTTCAGAATAACAAAACTTCACATATTTCAATTTACAACGGGGATTCAACACAACAACAATCAATAACATCATATTTTACTTTTTCAATATTTCCCCAATACTTCTCAAatttaattttcattttcttaGCCATGGTATTTAAAGTAGAATCCAAACTGATTGACCATTCggataaaaaaaactttcaatGCACAAACTTCATGAAAATATGAATTAAAAGTGACATAAAGAACCAAACATGTGAACAGTGGCATCATAgaatttttacaaaatttttgtaAAAATCCGAGCATCATCTCAATCACTAGTGGTAGGAGGTGCATCATGAAGTTCTATGGTGAGATGTGGATCTTCCTCTTCTAATCTCTCAAATGTTTTTTGAAACCTTGTTG
This DNA window, taken from Magnolia sinica isolate HGM2019 chromosome 14, MsV1, whole genome shotgun sequence, encodes the following:
- the LOC131226012 gene encoding mannosylglycoprotein endo-beta-mannosidase isoform X1 — protein: MAKIGKTILDSGWLAARSTDINLNGIQLTTTDPPAGPSSPWMEAVVPGTVLGTLVKNNVVPDPFFGLENEAIIDIADSGREYYTFWFFTTFQCKMSGNQHVDLNFRAINYSAEVYLNGHKKVLPKGMFRRHSLDVTDIMRPDGQNLLAVLVYPPDHPGSIPAEGGQGGDHEIGKDVAAQYVEGWDWMTPIRDRNTGIWDEVSISVTGPVKIIDPHLVSTFFDGYKRIYLHTTAEFENTSSWVAECSLNLQVTTELEGSICLVEHLQKQDFSIPAGARVEYTFPPLFFYKPNLWWPNGMGKQSLYNVGITVDVKGYGESASWSHHFGFRKIESTIDEATGGRLFKVNGQPIFIRGGNWILSDGLLRLSEKRYKTDIKFHADMNFNMIRCWGGGLAERPEFYHYCDVYGLLVWQEFWITGDCDGRGKPVSNPNGPLDHDLFLLCARDTVKLLRNHPSLALWVGGNEQTPPDDINKALKNDLKLHPSFESHVGKPNSTDDLHEGSVDPSTYLDGTRVYIQGSMWDGFANGKGDFTDGPYEIQNPEDFFKDDFYQYGFNPEVGSVGMPVAATIRATMPPEGWQLPVFKKLSNGYIEEAPNPIWEYHKYIPYSKPGKVHDQIELYGSAKDLDDFCEKAQLVNYVQYRALLEGWTSRMWTKYTGVLIWKTQNPWTGLRGQFYDHLHDQTAGFYGCRCAAEPIHVQLNLSTYFIEVVNTTSNPLSDVAVEASVWDLDGTCPYYKVTDKLTIPAKKVLSTIEMKYPKSKTAKPVYFLLLKLFNVSDNGILSRNFYWLHLSGGDYKLLESYRTKKVPLKIHSQIFIMGSTYQMQMQVHNTSKNMTSKNLIYQNQTVNTQDGNDYDSNSMHLPEEVVAEKQDIGLLRRIFRGFSRKGDGLRVVETEGLDEGVAFFLHFSVHAVKKDVKKGEDTRILPVHYSDNYFSLVPGEKMPITISFEVPPGVTPRVTLRGWNYHHGHSVY
- the LOC131226012 gene encoding mannosylglycoprotein endo-beta-mannosidase isoform X2; translated protein: MFRRHSLDVTDIMRPDGQNLLAVLVYPPDHPGSIPAEGGQGGDHEIGKDVAAQYVEGWDWMTPIRDRNTGIWDEVSISVTGPVKIIDPHLVSTFFDGYKRIYLHTTAEFENTSSWVAECSLNLQVTTELEGSICLVEHLQKQDFSIPAGARVEYTFPPLFFYKPNLWWPNGMGKQSLYNVGITVDVKGYGESASWSHHFGFRKIESTIDEATGGRLFKVNGQPIFIRGGNWILSDGLLRLSEKRYKTDIKFHADMNFNMIRCWGGGLAERPEFYHYCDVYGLLVWQEFWITGDCDGRGKPVSNPNGPLDHDLFLLCARDTVKLLRNHPSLALWVGGNEQTPPDDINKALKNDLKLHPSFESHVGKPNSTDDLHEGSVDPSTYLDGTRVYIQGSMWDGFANGKGDFTDGPYEIQNPEDFFKDDFYQYGFNPEVGSVGMPVAATIRATMPPEGWQLPVFKKLSNGYIEEAPNPIWEYHKYIPYSKPGKVHDQIELYGSAKDLDDFCEKAQLVNYVQYRALLEGWTSRMWTKYTGVLIWKTQNPWTGLRGQFYDHLHDQTAGFYGCRCAAEPIHVQLNLSTYFIEVVNTTSNPLSDVAVEASVWDLDGTCPYYKVTDKLTIPAKKVLSTIEMKYPKSKTAKPVYFLLLKLFNVSDNGILSRNFYWLHLSGGDYKLLESYRTKKVPLKIHSQIFIMGSTYQMQMQVHNTSKNMTSKNLIYQNQTVNTQDGNDYDSNSMHLPEEVVAEKQDIGLLRRIFRGFSRKGDGLRVVETEGLDEGVAFFLHFSVHAVKKDVKKGEDTRILPVHYSDNYFSLVPGEKMPITISFEVPPGVTPRVTLRGWNYHHGHSVY